A genomic region of Lates calcarifer isolate ASB-BC8 linkage group LG9, TLL_Latcal_v3, whole genome shotgun sequence contains the following coding sequences:
- the pnx gene encoding homeobox protein pnx — protein MQPGAAKLPLIHRTAFSVEDILDPRKFTRKIISADAAATEASTKRDGPGEKQHPPAGESCSPEEAAPCPEKLRGSKAKSRRIRTAFTAEQLQILERSFRRCHYLSVLERHTIATALRLSETQVKIWFQNRRTKWKKERVQGSGPEEEAGFSSHPAAVCSSLCCPQRPPLQLSAPLPLPLLPYHLYYRLH, from the exons atgcagcCAGGTGCAGCCAAGTTACCGCTGATCCACAGGACAGCTTTCTCTGTGGAGGACATTCTGGACCCGAGGAAATTTACAAGGAAAATTATCAGTGctgatgcagcagcaacag aagCTTCTACTAAAAGAGATGGGCCCGGAGAGAAGCAGCATCCTCCCGCAGGTGAGAGCTGCAGCCCGGAGGAGGCGGCTCCGTGTCCGGAGAAGCTCCGGGGGTCAAAGGCGAAGAGCCGGCGGATCCGCACCGCCTTCACCGCGGAGCAGCTGCAGATCCTGGAGCGCAGCTTCCGGAGGTGCCACTACCTGTCGGTGCTGGAGCGGCACACCATCGCCACGGCCCTGCGCCTCTCCGAGACCCAGGTCAAGATCTGGTTCCAGAACAGACGCACCAAGTGGAAGAAGGAGCGTGTGCAGGGGAGCGGGCCGGAGGAAGAAGCCGGCTTCAGCTCACACCCCGCCGctgtctgctcctctctgtgctgcCCGCAGAGACCTCCGCTGCAGCTGTCTGCGCCGCTGCCGCTGCCGCTGCTTCCCTATCATCTGTACTACAGACTGCACTGA
- the aebp1a gene encoding LOW QUALITY PROTEIN: adipocyte enhancer-binding protein 1 (The sequence of the model RefSeq protein was modified relative to this genomic sequence to represent the inferred CDS: deleted 1 base in 1 codon), whose protein sequence is MRAEVLVVWVSLTLCCVLVCAGEDVKEDKVSTGRVQVRETRGLVKHRRQEEAVGDVEMADEPAEVVEAEKTKPKKKKTPEEIEAAKAKKAAEKEAKAKKQKAPKPTKKPKPTKKPKPPKPTKKPKAPKATKKPKTTTTTMQPVTTRPSLDEEEKRLLIELGWDTMIRPVTPMGPGREEPVEPDLDISKKPKSPTKPLTDLDADYWDARHDVPGGYPNKKQTTTTEVIMYIPEETTTVPYIGPWYEEYDYADLAAKKQEEEEERARKEKAEKAERLRKKWEEEEEERLRQVSVPAEPKKCPPLGLESHRVEDDQLLASSQSHHGFAAQRGRLNMQGSDNEEDLYGGAWCAEPEETSHWFEVDARREVEFTGVITQGRNSEQNEDFVSSYHVAFSNDSRDWTVLHDGYAEWLFYGNVDKDTPVMSQFAVPVVARYIRILPQSWNGSLCLRAEVLACQLPSSYRSENEVNPSDDLDFRHHNYKEMRQMMKVINEECPNITRIYNIGKSSQGLKMYAMEISDNPGEHETGEPEFRYTAGLHGNEALGRELLLLLMQFLCKEYNDENPRVRRLVDGVRIHLVPSLNPDAYELAYEMGSEMGNWALGHWTEEGYDIFENFPDLNSILWGAEERGWVPRIMPNHHIPLPDNFLNGSLAVETKAIIAWMERNPFVLGANLQGGEKLVAYPFDMQRPPVSVTDSRRWRINSEMNEETWARIQRQNEGALRETPDDAMFRWLAMSYAHSHLTMTETYRGSCHGDDITAGQGITNRASWKPVVGSMNDFSYLHTNCFELSIFLGCDKFPHESELPLEWENNREALLSFIEQVNRGVKGVVRDVEGNPLSNATISVEGIRHDVRTAVGGDYWRLLNPGEYRVTAKADGYTPQTRLCMVGYDTGATPCSFTLAKSNWDRIKQIMALNGKRPIRLVTKPKTTTPSTVEVSTVPEMDEHARAQRIERLRRLRIMRLRRLRQQKLRGSLSTTPTTTTTTTTTTTTTTTTTTPPETERTTSWYDSWFPVDSWSTENPFDSVIFDSVPTQDYPFEYTID, encoded by the exons ATGAGGGCTGAGGTGCTGGTCGTCTGGGTCAGTTTGACCCTGTGCTGCGTCCTGGTCTGCGCTGGAGAAGATGTAAAGGAAGACAAAGTGTCCACTGGTCGGGTTCAGGTGAGAGAAACCCGAGGACTGGTCAAAcacaggagacaggaggaggcagTGGGAGATGTTGAAATGGCAGACGAGCCTGCTGAGGTGGTGGAAGCAGAGAAGACAAagccaaagaagaagaaaacacctGAGGAAATTGAGGCAG CCAAagcaaagaaagcagcagagaaggaAGCCAAAGCAAAGAAGCAGAAGGCTCCTAAGCCCACCAAAAAGCCCAAACCCACCAAGAAACCCAAACCACCAAAACCCACAAAGAAGCCAAAGGCACCAAAAGCAACCAAGAAGCCAAAGACAACGACAACCACAATGCAGCCAGTCACCACACGTCCTTCTCTGGACGAGGAGGAGAAAAGACTGCTGATTGAACTGGGCTGGGACACAA TGATTCGACCTGTGACCCCAATGGGGCCTGGAAGGGAAGAGCCTGTTGAGCCAGACCTGG ACATTTCCAAGAAGCCGAAATCTCCAACAAAACCTCTCACTGACCTCGACGCTGACTACTGGGATGCCAGAC ATGATGTGCCCGGTGGTTAtccaaataagaaacaaaccaCAACTACTGAGGTCATCATGTACATACCAG aggaaacCACCACCGTCCCATACATCGGTCCCTGGTATGAAGAATATGATTACGCTGACT TGGCCGCTaagaaacaagaagaagaggaggagagagctcgaaaggaaaaggcagaaaaag CCGAGCGTCTGAGGAAGAAgtgggaagaagaggaagaggagaggctgAGGCAGGTTTCAGTGCCTGCGGAACCAAAGA AGTGTCCTCCGCTGGGCCTGGAGTCTCACCGGGTGGAGGACGACCAGCTGCTGGCTTCCTCTCAGTCTCACCATGGCTTCGCAGCTCAGAGGGGACGACTCAACATGCAG GGCTCTGATAATGAGGAGGATCTGTACGGCGGAGCGTGGTGCGCTGAGCCGGAGGAGACTTCCCACTGGTTCGAGGTCGATGCCCGAAGAGAGGTGGAGTTCACCGGAGTCATCACTCAGGGAAGGAACTCAGAGCAAAA TGAGGATTTTGTGTCCTCGTACCACGTGGCGTTCAGTAACGACAGCCGTGACTGGACCGTGCTTCACGACGGCTACGCTGAGTGG TTGTTCTATGGGAATGTGGACAAAGACACGCCGGTGATGAGTCAGTTTGCTGTACCCGTGGTGGCTCGTTACATCCGCATCCTGCCTCAGAGCTGGAACGGCAGCCTGTGTCTC AGAGCCGAGGTCCTGGCCTGTCAACTGCCGA GCAGCTATCGCAGCGAGAACGAAGTGAACCCATCAGATGACCTGGACTTCAGACACCACAACTACAAGGAGATGAGACAG atGATGAAGGTGATAAACGAGGAGTGTCCCAACATCACCAGGATTTACAACATTGGTAAAAGCTCTCAGGGCCTGAAGATGTACGCCATGGAGATCTCTGACAACCCAGGGGAGCATGAGACAG GTGAACCAGAATTTCGTTACACGGCTGGTCTCCACGGTAACGAGGCGCTGGGCCGagagctcctcctcctgctgatgCAGTTCTTGTGCAAAGAGTACAACGACGAAAACCCCAGAGTGCGCCGCCTGGTGGACGGAGTGAGGATACACCTGGTGCCCTCGCTCAACCCCGACGCTTACGAACTGGCCTATGAGATG GGCTCAGAGATGGGGAACTGGGCACTGGGCCACTGGACTGAAGAAGGTTACGACATCTTTGAGAACTTCCCGGACCTCAACAGCATCTTGTGGGGAGCTGAGGAGAGAGGCTGGGTCCCCCGTATAATGCCCAATCATCACATTCCCCTCCCAGACAACTTCCTCAATGGCTCT CTTGCGGTTGAGACAAAAGCCATCATTGCCTGGATGGAGCGCAACCCATTCGTGCTGGGAGCTAATCTGCAAGGAGGAGAAAAACTGGTTGCATACCCTTTTGACATGCAACGACCACCAGTTTCA GTAACCGACAGCCGGCGTTGGAGGATTAATTCTGAAATGAACGAGGAGACGTGGGCCCGTATTCAGCGGCAGAACGAGGGAGCTCTGAGAGAGACGCCGGACGACGCCATGTTTCGATGGTTGGCGATGTCATATGCCCACAGCCATCTGACCATGACCGAGACCTACCGAGGCTCCTGCCATGGTGACGATATCACTGCAGGACAGGGCATCACCAACAGAGCCAGCTGGAAGCCGGTGGTGGGCA GTATGAATGACTTCAGCTACCTGCACACCAACTGCTTCGAACTCTCCATCTTCTTGGGCTGTGACAAGTTTCCCCATGAAAGTGAGCTGCCTCTTGAGTGGGAGAACAACCGTGAGGCTCTGTTGTCCTTCATTGAACAA GTAAATCGAGGAGTAAAGGGTGTAGTTAGAGATGTGGAGGGAAATCCACTGTCTAATGCCACCATATCTGTGGAGGGAATACGGCACGATGTCAGAACGG CTGTAGGTGGTGATTACTGGCGGCTGTTGAATCCCGGAGAGTACAGGGTAACGGCCAAAGCCGACGGCTACACCCCCCAGACCAGACTCTGCATGGTGGGCTACGACACGGGAGCCACTCCCTGCAGCTTCACCTTGGCAAAATCCAACTGGGACCGCATCAAACAAATCATGGCGCTGAACGGCAAGAGGCCCATCCGACTGGTCACCAAACCGAAAACGACCACGCCGAGCACGGTGGAGGTCAGCACCGTCCCAGAGATGGACGAGCACGCCAGAGCTCAGAGGATAGAGCGACTAAGGCGGCTCCGCATCATGCGACTACGCAGGTTGCGCCAGCAGAAATTAAGAGGTAGTCTTAGTACCactcctactactactacaacgacaacaaccaccaccacgacaacaacaaccacaacaacgCCACCTGAAACCGAGAGGACAACCTCCTGGTACGACTCCTGGTTTCCTGTGGACAGTTGGTCAACCGAGAACCCGTTCGATAGCGTCATCTTCGACTCAGTGCCCACACAGGACTATCCTTTTGAATACACTATTGATTGA